Genomic DNA from Nocardioides aquaticus:
AGGGTCCCGGCCAGCCGCTCGTTCTGGGCGGTCACCGTGGCCAGGTTGCGCTGGGCGTCGGCCAGGCGCAGGTCCAGACCGCGCGAGGTGCCCGGCGACTCGCTCAGACGACGCCGGAGCTCACCGATCTCGGACTCCAGGTAGCGCACCTGGTTGGCCAGTCGTTCCTGCTCGCGGCCCGGGGTGTCGGGTCCTGGTTCGCTGCTCGACATGAGCCCACCTCCTGTCCGGTCGACCCTACCTGTGGGACCCGACGCCACGGGGTGCGTCCGGGCGTGGCGCGGACGGATCACCCGCCCGCGGGCGGTTCTCCCAGGTCGGCGACGTCGGCGGGGCGCGGGCCGGTGTAGTCGGGGCCGTACGCGCCGGGCGCCGGGCGCCGACGCTTGCGCGGCGGGCTCTGCCCGGGCGCCATCCGGCGCGCGGTCACCAGGAACGCCGTGTGGCCGATCATCGAGTGGCCCGGACGGACCGCCAGGCCCTCCACGTGCCAGTCGCGCACCAGCGACTCCCAGGCGTGCGGCTCGGTGAAGCCGCCGTGCACCCGCACGGTCTCGGTGAACTTCGACAGCTGGGTGGTGGTCGCGACGTAGGCGCAGACGATCCCGCCGGGCCGCAGCGCGCCGGCGGCCGCGTCGAGGCACTCCCAGGGGGCGAGCATGTCGAGGATGACCCGGTCGTACCGCTCCCCCGAGGCCGGCAGCTCCTCGGCCAGGTCGCCCAGCCGGAGCGACCAGGCGGGGTGGCTGGAGCCGTCCGGGCCACCGAGGAACTGGTCGACGTTGCGGCGCGCGACCTCGGCGAACTCCTCGCGGCGCTCGTAGGAGGTGACCTTGCCGTGGGGGCCGACGGCGCGCAGCAGCGAGCAGGTCAGCGCACCGGAGCCGACCCCGGCCTCGACCACGTCGGCGCCGGGGAAGATGTCGGCCATCGCCACGATCTGGGCGGCGTCCTTGGGGTAGACCACGGCCGCGCCGCGCGGCATGGAGACCACGAACTCAGAGAGCAGCGGCCGGAAGACGAGGTACTCGCCGCCGGCGGTCGAGGTCAGCGTGAAGCCCTCCTCGCGCCCGATCATGTCGTCGTGGTCGACCGAGCCCTTGTTGGAGAAGAACTTCTTGCCGGGCACCAGGGCGAAGTTGTGCTTGCGGCCCTTGGTGTCGACCAGGCGCACCCACTCACCGGTGCGCAACGGGCCGCGGTGCACCCCGCCCCAGGCCTCGGGGGGCACGTCAGGGCTGTCCTGCCGGGGGTCCTGCTCAGGGTCCTGCTGGGGGTCGTGCTGGGGGTCCTGCTCGTTCACCTTGCTCCTCCGGCGCCGCGGACGGCGCGATCGACGTCGGCCAGCGACAGGACGCCGTAGACCGACCCGTCCTCCTGCACCAGCAGGTACTCCCGGGCGGGTGCGCGGTTGAGGGCGGTGACCAGCTCCTCGCCGCGCAGCCCGACAGGGAGGCTGAGACCGGGCTCGAGGCTACGGGCCACGCTGGAGGTCGGCACCCAGGGGCGTCGGTCCTCGGGGGTCGCGACCAGCGCCGCCTCGTTGACCACGCCGACCGGGACCCCCGCGGCGGTCAGGGTCACGATGCCGCCGGCCTGCGCGTCCTGGGCGCGGCGCACCGCCTCGGCGAGCGGCAGGTCGTGCGGGACGCTGAGGGTGCGGCGGGCCAGGCGGCGCGCCTCGAGCGCCGGGAACCGGCTGCGCAGCCGGGCGTTGGCCAGCTCGGCGCTGGCGGTGGTCCAGATGAAGGCGGCCAGCAGGAACGCCACGACGTAGTCGGTGATGCCGGGGCGCAGGTCGAGGACGGCCTCGGCGAGCAGCGGCCAGGCCAGCAGCACGACGGCGGTCGCGCGGCCGGCCCAGGCCGCGACGACGACACCGCGCAGGGCGCTGCCGGAGACCTTCCAGACGGCGGCCTTGAAGACGCGCCCGCCGTCCAGCGGCAGGCCCGGGACCAGGTTCAGCACACCGA
This window encodes:
- a CDS encoding site-2 protease family protein, yielding MSVPASPPSAPRPVGTVRLATVGGTQILVSYTTLLFAAVFAVILAPQVEAVRPGLGPLRYLAGAVFAALLYLAVLLHEISHALVARRFGTVVPSITLHFLGGMTAVQGEARSPRQEFWVAVVGPLTSLAVGGVAWLAYQQADQGLVGLFLFGLAAGNLLIGVLNLVPGLPLDGGRVFKAAVWKVSGSALRGVVVAAWAGRATAVVLLAWPLLAEAVLDLRPGITDYVVAFLLAAFIWTTASAELANARLRSRFPALEARRLARRTLSVPHDLPLAEAVRRAQDAQAGGIVTLTAAGVPVGVVNEAALVATPEDRRPWVPTSSVARSLEPGLSLPVGLRGEELVTALNRAPAREYLLVQEDGSVYGVLSLADVDRAVRGAGGAR
- a CDS encoding tRNA (adenine-N1)-methyltransferase — its product is MHRGPLRTGEWVRLVDTKGRKHNFALVPGKKFFSNKGSVDHDDMIGREEGFTLTSTAGGEYLVFRPLLSEFVVSMPRGAAVVYPKDAAQIVAMADIFPGADVVEAGVGSGALTCSLLRAVGPHGKVTSYERREEFAEVARRNVDQFLGGPDGSSHPAWSLRLGDLAEELPASGERYDRVILDMLAPWECLDAAAGALRPGGIVCAYVATTTQLSKFTETVRVHGGFTEPHAWESLVRDWHVEGLAVRPGHSMIGHTAFLVTARRMAPGQSPPRKRRRPAPGAYGPDYTGPRPADVADLGEPPAGG